The following coding sequences lie in one Scatophagus argus isolate fScaArg1 chromosome 9, fScaArg1.pri, whole genome shotgun sequence genomic window:
- the myh14 gene encoding myosin-10 isoform X3, with amino-acid sequence MTRPTGGGANDVTRFLSSGVGPGSPTSNSMFSAASQADWAAKRLVWVPSEKLGFESASIREERGDEVEVELTDSQRRVTLSREEVQRMNPPRFSKVEDMADLTCLNEASVLHNLRERYYSGLIYTYSGLFCVVVNPYKNLPIYTESIVEMYRGKKRHEMPPHIYAISEAAYRSMLQDREDQSILCTGESGAGKTENTKKVIQYLAHVASSHKGGTLGRNKEAVQMDGSRSLTRGSTLVNRGMQYGELERQLLQANPILEAFGNAKTVKNDNSSRFGKFIRINFDVAGYIVGANIETYLLEKSRATRQAKDERTFHIFYQMLCGTSEETKADLLLGSADEYRFLTGGSIPLPGQSDSENFTQTMDSMAIMGFTSEESMSMLKVISAVLQFGNISFMKEKNQDQASMPDNTAAQKLCHLLGINVLEFTRAILTPRIKVGREYVQKAQTKEQADFAVEALAKATYERLFRWLVHRINRALDRRQRQGASFIGILDIAGFEIFQLNSFEQLCINYTNEKLQQLFNHTMFILEQEEYQREGIEWNFIDFGLDLQPCIDLIEKPTHPPGVLALLDEECWFPRATDRSFVEKLSAEQGSHPKFFRSKQPRGEADFSIIHYAGKVNYKADDWLVKNMDPLNDNVASLLHQSSDHFVSELWKEDIQTLPRVYFFDSYATLQANGSDMDRIVGLDQVSSGENSGPVTFGAAGLKTKKGMFRTVGQLYKESLTKLMATLRNTNPNFLRCIIPNHEKRAGKLSPHLVLDQLRCNGVLEGIRICRQGFPNRIPFQEFRQRYEILTPNAIPRAFMDGKQASELMIKALELDHNLFRVGQSKVFFRAGVLAHLEEERDLKITDTIIRFQSVSRGYLARKAFLKKQQQLSALRVMQRNCAAYLKLRNWQWWRLFTKVKPLLQVTRQDDEIQAREAQLQKAKDNLTRVEQQYTDLDRKHAQLLEEKAVLADQLQAEAELFAEAEEMRARLANRKQELEEVLGELESRLEDEEERGVQLTSEKKKMQQNIQDLEEQLEEEESARQRLLLEKVTLETKVKSLETDLLNAVEQRDRLSKEKKQLEERLSEVTDQLTEEEEKTKSLNKLKNKQEAVIADLEERLKREEQGRLEQEKWRRRMESDSVEAQEQLSDLGMLAAELRGSLAQKEKEITTLQGRLEEEGARRAEAQRALREAMSQVSELKEEVENERGMRERAEKQRRDLGEELEALRTELEDTLDTTAAQQELRSRREAELHELQRCVEEETRRHEAQLSELRVKHSTAIDSLQEQLDNSKRARQSLEKAKTVLEEERQNLISELKSLQTGRTESERGRKRAEGQLQELSARLAQADREREEREERVHKLQCEIETISNSLSSSETKSLRLTKEVSSLESQLNDAKELLQDETRQKMALGSRVRALEEEKNGLMERLEEEEERAKELTRQIQTHTQQLAEVRKQSEEVNTAVESGEEMRRKLQRELDSAIQRERQREEEKERVERQRERLREEIEDMTLALQRERQNCTALEKRQKKFDQCLAEEKAVSARLAEERDRAEADSREKETRHLALSRALQEAQDQKEELERVNKQLRLEMEQLVNQQDDVGKNVHELERTRRALETEAQNLRVQTQELEEELSEAENSRLRLEVTLQALKAQFEREISTSEEKGEEKRRALSKQVRELEIQLEEERSQRSQAVSSKKQLEAELQETEAQLETSSRGKEEAVKQLRRLQGQMKEILREFDESKLARDEIITQLKDSEKKIQTLEAEVLQLTEELSVSERQRRQAQQERDEMADEMVNSSSGKTALCEEKRRLEARVSQLEEELEEEQSNSELLAERQRKTALQVETLTVQLQGERTLAQKAEAAREQLERQNKELKARLGEMEGAVRGKHRLSVAALEAKIESMEEQLEQERQERAIANKLVRKTEKKLKEVMMQAEDERRHADQYREQLDKSMVRLKQLKRQLEEVEEENSRSNAQRRKLQRELEELTDSGQSMTREITSLRSQLRRAPLPLSMRGRRALVDDLSLENSDSEEPPASPTPSSGLPGTPTPSSDHSLDPPPPYTVNNTE; translated from the exons ATGACCAGGCCAACAGGGGGCGGCGCCAACGATGTCACCCGCTTCCTGTCATCAGGAGTGGGGCCCGGATCTCCCACTTCCAACTCTATGTTTTCTGCAGCCAGTCAGGCCGACTGGGCAGCTAAGAGGCTGGTGTGGGTGCCGTCAGAGAAGCTTGGCTTTGAG TCGGCCAGTATTCGGGAGGAGCGTGGCGATGAGGTGGAGGTTGAGCTGACAGACAGCCAGCGACGGGTCACTCTGTCCAGGGAGGAGGTTCAGCGGATGAACCCACCGCGCTTCAGTAAAGTGGAGGACATGGCTGACCTCACCTGCCTCAATGAAGCCTCAGTGCTGCACAACCTGAGAGAGAGATACTACTCTGGCTTGATCTAC acATATTCAGGGCTGTTCTGTGTGGTGGTGAACCCTTACAAGAACCTGCCCATCTATACAGAATCCATTGTGGAGATGTACCGGGGCAAGAAACGCCATGAGATGCCCCCTCACATTTATGCCATATCAGAGGCTGCCTATCGCAGCATGCTACAAG ACAGAGAAGATCAGTCAATTCTCTGCAC AGGCGAGTCTGGAGCTGGgaaaacagagaacacaaagaaagtTATCCAGTATTTGGCTCACGTTGCCTCCTCCCATAAGGGTGGCACTCTGGGTAGGAACAAGGAAGCTGTGCAG ATGGATGGCTCAAGGTCCTTAACAAGAGGCAGTACTTTGGTGAACAGG GGTATGCAATAT GGCGAGCTGGAGAGACAGCTGCTGCAGGCAAACCCCATACTGGAGGCCTTCGGCAACGCAAAGACTGTCAAGAATGACAACTCTTCCAGATTT GGTAAATTTATCCGCATTAATTTTGACGTGGCGGGGTACATAGTTGGTGCTAACATCGAGACCT ACCTCCTTGAAAAGTCCCGGGCCACCCGTCAAGCCAAAGATGAGAGGACATTCCACATCTTTTATCAAATGCTGTGTGGGACTTCAGAGGAGACAAAAG CGGACTTGCTCTTAGGATCTGCTGATGAGTACCGCTTTCTCACTGGAGGATCCATCCCCCTTCCTGGTCAGAGCGATTCAGAAAACTTCACTCAGACCATGGACTCGATGGCTATAATGGGCTTCACCTCAGAGGAGTCAATGT CTATGCTTAAGGTGATCTCTGCTGTGCTCCAGTTTGGGAATATTTCCTTCATGAAGGAGAAGAACCAGGACCAGGCCTCGATGCCTGATAACACAGCTGCTCAGAAACTGTGCCATCTGCTGGGCATTAATGTGCTGGAGTTCACCCGAGCCATCCTCACCCCCAGGATCAAAGTAGGTCGAGAGTATGTGCAGAAGGCCCAGACGAAAGAACAG GCTGACTTTGCTGTGGAGGCGTTGGCAAAGGCCACATATGAGCGCCTGTTCAGGTGGCTGGTTCACAGGATCAACAGAGCTCTGGACcgcagacagagacagggagcCTCTTTCATAGGCATCCTTGATATTGCTGGATTTGAGATCTTTCAG CTAAACTCCtttgagcagctgtgcatcAACTACACCAacgagaagctgcagcagctcttcaaCCACACCATGTTCATCTTGGAGCAGGAGGAGTACCAGCGTGAAGGCATCGAGTGGAACTTCATCGACTTTGGCCTGGACTTACAGCCCTGCATTGACCTCATTGAGAAACCA ACCCACCCTCCTGGTGTTCTGGCCCTGCTGGATGAAGAATGCTGGTTCCCCCGGGCAACAGACCGCTCATTTGTGGAGAAGCTTTCTGCAGAACAAGGCAGCCATCCAAAATTCTTCCGATCGAAGCAGCCACGTGGAGAAGCTGACTTCTCCATCATTCACTATGCTGGCAAG GTGAACTACAAGGCAGATGATTGGCTGGTGAAGAACATGGATCCTCTGAACGACAACGTGGCATCTCTTCTCCACCAGTCGTCTGATCATTTTGTGTCAGAGCTCTGGAAAGAAG ATATTCAAACTCTTCCTCGTGTCTACTTCTTTGACTCCTATGCCACACTGCAGGCTAATGGCTCGGACA TGGACAGGATTGTGGGTCTGGACCAGGTGTCGTCAGGAGAAAACAGTGGGCCGGTCACTTTTGGAGCAGCAGGACTAAAGACGAAGAAGGGAATGTTCAGGACTGTCGGTCAGCTTTACAAGGAGTCTCTCACCAAACTGATGGCCACGCTGAGGAACACCAACCCCAACTTCCTCCGCTGCATCATCCCCAACCACGAGAAGAGG GCCGGTAAACTGTCCCCCCACCTGGTTTTGGACCAGCTGAGGTGTAATGGAGTTCTAGAGGGGATCCGAATCTGCAGACAAGGCTTCCCTAACCGCATCCCTTTCCAGGAGTTcagacagag atATGAGATCCTGACTCCTAATGCTATCCCTCGTGCCTTCATGGATGGCAAACAGGCATCAGAACTCATG ATCAAAGCTCTGGAACTGGATCACAACCTGTTCAGGGTGGGTCAGAGTAAAGTCTTCTTCAGAGCAGGAGTCTTGGCTCAcctggaagaagaaagagaccTGAAGATCACAGACACCATCATACGCTTCCAGAGCGTCTCCAGAGGCTACCTCGCACGCAA AGCCTTtttgaagaagcagcagcaactgAGCGCTCTGAGGGTGATGCAGAGGAACTGTGCTGCTTACCTCAAACTCAGGAACTGGCAGTGGTGGAGGCTGTTCACCAAg GTGAAGCCTCTGCTGCAGGTGACCCGGCAAGATGATGAGATCCAGGCGAGGGAAGCCCAGCTCCAGAAGGCCAAGGACAATCTCACCCGAGTGGAACAGCAGTACACAGACCTGGACAGGAAACATGCGCAG CTGTTGGAGGAGAAGGCAGTGCTAGCTGACCAACTGCAGGCGGAGGCAGAGCTGTttgcagaggcagaggagatgagggCCCGGTTGGCCAATCGGAAacaagagctggaggaagtgctGGGCGAGCTGGAGAGTCGActggaggacgaggaggagagaggcGTGCAGCTGACcagtgagaagaagaagatgcagCAGAATATACAG GATCTGGAGGAGCagttagaggaggaggaaagtgCCCGACAGCGCCTCCTGCTGGAGAAAGTCACTCTGGAGACAAAAGTTAAGAGTCTGGAAACAGACCTGCTGAATGCAGTAGAGCAGAGAGATCGACTCAGCAAG gagaagaagcagcTTGAGGAGCGTTTGAGTGAGGTGACTGATCAGCtcactgaggaagaggagaaaaccaAAAGTCTAAACAAGCTCAAGAACAAACAGGAGGCTGTCATTGCTGACCTAGAGG AGCGCCTCAAGCGTGAGGAGCAGGGTCGCTTGGAGCAggagaagtggaggaggaggatggagagtgACTCAGTTGAGGCCCAGGAGCAGCTGTCAGACTTAGGCATGCTGGCTGCTGAGCTGAGGGGCAGTCTAGCtcagaaggagaaggaaatcACCACTCTGCAGGGCCG GTTGGAAGAAGAAGGAGCACGGCGCGCTGAAGCACAGAGGGCTCTGAGGGAGGCCATGTCCCAGGTGTCTGAGctgaaggaggaagtggagaatGAACGAGGGATGAGGGAAAGGGCAGAGAAACAGAGGCGAGACCTGGGTGAGGAGCTGGAGGCATTGAGAACCGAACTGGAGGACACTCTGGACACCACAGCAGCCCAGCAGGAACTGAG GTCTCGTCGAGAGGCGGAGTTACATGAGCTCCAGCGGTGTGTTGAGGAGGAGACTCGGCGCCACGAGGCCCAGCTGTCAGAGCTCCGAGTCAAACACAGCACTGCCATAGACAGCCTCCAGGAACAGCTGGACAATAGCAAGAGA GCACGCCAGTCACTGGAGAAGGCCAAGACGGTGctggaggaagagaggcagaATTTGATATCTGAGCTCAAGAGCCTCCAAACGGGACGCACAGAGAGCGAGCGAGGCCGCAAGAGGGCCGAGGGCCAGTTGCAGGAGCTCAGCGCTCGATTGGCtcaggctgacagagagagggaggagcgGGAAGAGAGAGTGCACAAACTACAG TGTGAGATAGAGACTATCTCCAACAGTTTGTCCTCCTCTGAAACCAAATCCCTTCGGCTCACCAAGGAGGTTAGCAGCCTGGAGAGCCAACTGAATGATGCAAAG gAATTGCTTCAAGATGAAACTCGTCAAAAGATGGCTCTTGGCTCAAGGGTGCGAgcgctggaggaggagaagaatgGACTCATGGAAAGActtgaggaggaagaagagagagccAAAGAGTTAACCCGGCAGATCCAGACCCATACCCAGCAG CTGGCAGAGGTCCGTAAGCAGTCAGAGGAGGTGAACACTGCGGTAGAATCCGGAGAGGAGATGCGCAGAAAACTCCAGAGAGAGCTCGACAGCGCCATCCAGAGGGAGcgacagagggaggaggagaaggagagagtagagaggcagagggagcgACTGAGGGAGGAAATAGAGGACATGACGTTGgccctgcagagggagagacagaactGCACGGCGCTGgagaagaggcagaagaagtTCGACCAG TGTCTGGCAGAGGAGAAGGCGGTGAGCGCTCGGCTGGCAGAGGAAAGGGACAGAGCAGAAGCAGACAGTCGAGAGAAGGAGACCAGACACCTGGCACTTTCCCGAGCCCTGCAG GAGGCCCAGGATCAGAAGGAAGAGCTAGAGAGGGTCAACAAACAGCTCCGTCTGGAAATGGAACAGCTTGTAAACCAGCAAGACGATGTCGGCAAGAAT GTCCACGAGCTGGAGCGGACCCGCAGGGCCTTGGAAACAGAAGCCCAGAACCTGCGAGTTCAGActcaggagctggaggaggagctttCAGAAGCAGAGAACTCAAGGCTGAGGCTGGAGGTCACCCTGCAAGCGCTTAAGGCTCAGTTTGAGAGGGAGATAAGCACCAGTgaggagaagggagaggagaagaggagggcgCTAAGCAAACAG GTGAGGGAGTTGGAGattcagctggaggaggagagaagtcAGCGGTCTCAGGCCGTTTCATCCAAGAAGCAGCTAGAAGCAGAACTGCAGGAAACTGAGGCCCAGTTGGAGACATCCAGCCGTGGAAAAGAGGAAGCTGTGAAGCAGCTACGGAGGCTGCAG GGTCAGATGAAGGAAATTCTGCGTGAGTTTGATGAGTCCAAGTTGGCTCGAGATGAGATCATCACACAGTTGAAAGACAGCGAAAAGAAGATCCAAACCCTAGAAGCGGAAGTCCTGCAGTTGACTGAG GAACTTTCGGtatcagagaggcagaggagacaaGCTCAGCAGGAGAGGGACGAGATGGCCGATGAGATGGTCAACAGCAGTTCTGGAAA GACGGCACTGTgtgaagagaagaggaggttAGAGGCACGAGTcagtcagctggaggaggagctggaggaggagcagagtaACTCTGAGCTGCTagcagagagacaaaggaaGACCGCTCTGCAG GTGGAGACTCTGACGGTgcagctgcagggagagagGACTCTGGCCCAGAAGGCGGAGGCGGCTCGGGAGCAGCTGGAGAGGCAGAACAAGGAGCTGAAGGCCCGActgggagagatggagggagcaGTGAGGGGCAAACACAGACTCAGCGTCGCCGCCCTGGAGGCCAAGATAGAGTCGatggaggagcagctggagcaggagagaca GGAACGAGCTATTGCCAACAAACTGGTGcggaagacagagaagaaactgaaggagGTGATGATGCAGGCAGAGGACGAGAGACGACATGCAGACCAGTACAGAGAACAG cTGGATAAGTCAATGGTCCGTCTGAAGCAGCTGaagaggcagctggaggaggtggaagaggagaacTCTCGCTCCAACGCCCAGAGGAGGAAGCTGCagagggagctggaggagctcaCCGACAGCGGGCAGAGCATGACGCGAGAGATCACCTCTCTCCGCAGCCAGCTCAG GCGTGCTCCGTTGCCCCTGTCGATGCGTGGACGCAGAGCGCTGGTAGACGACCTCTCGCTGGAGAACTCCGACTCGGAGGAGCCTCCTGCCTCGCCGACGCCCTCCTCTGGACTCCCAGGGACCCCAACTCCCTCCTCTGACCACAGCCTTGACCCTCCGCCTCCCTACACCGTCAACAACACAGAGTGA